One Xiphophorus hellerii strain 12219 chromosome 1, Xiphophorus_hellerii-4.1, whole genome shotgun sequence DNA segment encodes these proteins:
- the sp5l gene encoding sp5 transcription factor-like — protein sequence MAALTIQRTDNFLHTFLQDRTPSSSPEGAPNALSFLATTCSQAWQVGSTMGSDGSQFPYEGTVSSTSGMFQLWSNDIAPSTALSTHQMTFTVPKVQFPGHMQSGLGHHHHHHHHHPHHHHHELPLTPPAEPASSYSFELSPVKVLSSQPQSSSPYYPQHNSVGQNFPSFLQNSSARHHLSGGHVEDGQQWWSLPQTNSAPANHPFSLGRQLVLGHQPQIAALLQGTSKGLLSSTRRCRRCKCPNCQTNSGGLEFGKKRLHICHIPECGKVYKKTSHLKAHLRWHAGERPFICNWLFCGKSFTRSDELQRHLRTHTGEKRFGCQQCGKRFMRSDHLSKHVKTHQSRKGRSGQPPQGSDPMLASIKRE from the exons atGGCTGCGCTCACGATACAGAGGACTGACAACTTTTTACACACCTTCCTGCAG GACCGGACGCCCAGCTCCTCTCCGGAGGGAGCGCCCAACGCCCTCTCCTTCCTGGCCACCACCTGCAGCCAGGCCTGGCAGGTGGGCAGCACCATGGGCTCGGATGGGTCACAGTTTCCCTACGAAGGCACGGTCAGTTCCACATCTGGAATGTTTCAGCTATGGAGCAACGACATAGCCCCCAGTACTGCCCTCAGCACGCACCAGATGACTTTCACGGTGCCCAAGGTGCAGTTTCCTGGGCACATGCAGTCCGGCCTGGGtcaccaccatcatcaccaccaccaccatcctCATCATCACCACCACGAGCTGCCTCTGACCCCACCGGCTGAACCTGCGTCCTCCTACTCCTTCGAACTGTCCCCTGTTAAGGTGCTGTCTTCGCAGCCGCAGTCCAGCAGCCCCTATTACCCCCAACACAACAGCGTGGGGCAAAACTTCCCCAGCTTTCTGCAGAATTCCTCCGCCAGGCATCACCTCTCGGGCGGCCACGTGGAGGACGGGCAGCAGTGGTGGAGCCTCCCACAAACCAACAGTGCTCCAGCCAACCATCCCTTCTCCCTGGGCAGGCAGCTGGTTTTGGGCCACCAGCCGCAGATAGCCGCTCTCCTCCAGGGCACCTCCAAGGGTTTGCTGAGCTCCACGCGCCGCTGCCGGCGATGCAAGTGTCCGAACTGCCAGACGAACAGCGGGGGGCTGGAGTTCGGCAAGAAGAGACTGCACATCTGCCACATCCCGGAGTGCGGCAAAGTGTACAAGAAGACTTCCCACCTGAAGGCGCACCTGCGCTGGCACGCCGGGGAAAGGCCCTTCATCTGCAATTGGCTCTTCTGCGGCAAGAGCTTCACGCGCTCGGACGAGCTGCAGCGGCACCTCCGCACGCACACCGGGGAGAAGAGGTTCGGGTGCCAGCAGTGCGGCAAGAGGTTCATGAGGAGCGACCACCTGTCCAAACACGTGAAAACCCACCAGAGCAGGAAGGGTCGGTCCGGGCAGCCCCCTCAGGGCTCAGACCCAATGCTCGCTAGTATTAAAAGAGAGTGA